In Vibrio atlanticus, the following proteins share a genomic window:
- a CDS encoding prepilin-type N-terminal cleavage/methylation domain-containing protein, protein MKQHQNGFTLIELVSVVVILGILTVTAAPRFLNYQRDSHEAIAQGAFSSFRTAVNLYHSQWLVDGEPDFNQDVDYGEGSVYPSSTGFPIAVDQLPINSGTAIRGSDCARLWRALMNTDLTVRDHGSSVFPSEEPIVAWYTSDPSCYYYYTDGYSLGEDLPRLNYFPLTGEITVTSDSPSS, encoded by the coding sequence ATGAAACAACACCAAAATGGTTTTACTTTGATAGAGCTGGTCTCTGTCGTCGTTATTTTAGGCATACTTACCGTTACCGCAGCTCCTCGCTTTCTAAATTACCAACGCGATAGCCATGAAGCCATAGCTCAAGGTGCTTTTTCTTCTTTTCGAACTGCGGTTAACCTTTACCACTCACAGTGGCTTGTTGATGGAGAGCCTGATTTTAATCAAGATGTCGATTATGGTGAAGGCAGCGTTTATCCTTCATCGACTGGTTTTCCAATCGCTGTTGATCAACTACCGATTAATTCGGGGACTGCAATTAGAGGGAGTGACTGCGCAAGGCTTTGGCGGGCGCTCATGAATACTGACCTCACCGTTAGAGATCACGGTAGCTCAGTATTCCCTTCAGAAGAACCTATCGTTGCTTGGTATACATCAGATCCAAGCTGCTATTACTACTACACTGATGGTTACTCGCTAGGCGAAGATTTACCAAGGCTCAACTACTTCCCTCTAACCGGTGAAATAACTGTTACGTCAGATTCACCTAGCTCATAG